A region from the Schistocerca serialis cubense isolate TAMUIC-IGC-003099 chromosome 1, iqSchSeri2.2, whole genome shotgun sequence genome encodes:
- the LOC126416149 gene encoding uncharacterized protein LOC126416149, protein MGDTAAADKPTFLRFSYQVLFSDEANFFINGEVNKQNPRYWSDKNPHWIDASKMVDSQKMMVWCGVWGTKVVGPFFIDGTLAANGYLRLLDEEVLPSLLTEDGTFPEFFQHDGAPPHYGHNVRAYLNVQFPQKWIGHMGAVEWPPRSPDLTPLDFYFWGHVKALVYSVKIRDLHHLKQRIVDACGQIQSDVLVKVHQGWVRRIALTIQHNGQHIESFL, encoded by the coding sequence atgggtgacacagcagctgcagataaacccacgtttctaCGTTTCtcctatcaggtgctgttcagtgatgaagccaatttctttatcaatggtgaagtgaacaagcagaatcccagatactggtccgacaaaaatccgcactggattgatgcttccaaaatgGTCGACTCACAAAaaatgatggtctggtgtggtgtgtggggtaccaaagtcgttggacctttttttattgatggtacgttagcAGCCaatggttatctgaggttattggatgaagaagtgcttccctcgttgttaacggaggatgggacatttccggaattcttccagcatgatggagccccaccacattatggacacaatgtgcgagcatatctgaatgtgcagttccctcaaaagtggattggtcatatgggtgctgtggagtggccaccacgttcaccagatttgactcctttggatttttatttttggggtcatgtcaaagcactggtttattctgtgaaaatacgggatttgcatcatctaaagcagcgcattgttgatgcatGTGGTCAAATTCAGTCAGATGTGTTGGTGAAAGTTCATCAGGGCTGGGTTCGGAGGAttgcattaacaatccaacataatgggcAACATATCGAGTCATTCCTataa